From one Flavobacterium sp. N502536 genomic stretch:
- a CDS encoding glycosyl hydrolase family 18 protein, producing MKHYYRLLFLLLFPLLASAQPAHGKKVVGYYAQWAIYARDFNVPKIDGSKLTHLNYSFYGTTFDPARPENTKLKCLDTYADFEHTEGGIPWDAPVKGNFYDLKKLKEKYPHLKILISVGGWTKGQDLSPIAASPVARAALAADMANFIVTYPFIDGFDIDWEYPVKGGTDGTEIVNGSPVPAQKHHPDDNKNLVFLLKAMRQAMPNKLITIAAGNNVRDVKIQYVGPNTKAQYGMTDDISTYCDYITYFGYDFGGNWYDKTCYNAPLYASGNPNDPLYGATQSESLDELTNQYLNVIGFPPSKLIMGLPFYGKIFKNVAVNSTNGLFVAAPRNTSPGCTNPQPPAGTWDGAGACERSGSIEICDLVGNPVTNPHPYLDPNTMMVTPTAAAAGWVRYFDNTTKVPYLYNNTTKEFITYEDKQSMDLKVQYIKSKSLGGGMIWEVSQDTRGSIPNSLLTQVDTSFGSILPETVSIGGSVKNGTTLVTNVTVEVKNATNVVLQSVVSPTGNFTFYNLPKNQNYTLTATKAAFNFTAVSLTNVAADQTGVVIQGTQPLYTVSGTVLSNATPAVPVSGVTVTATSGTTVLTAVSNASGVYSVTGLTAGLDFTVTAAKTGFLYAPASTLYTAINSNKTLNFTQGDAIVYYTVSGTILNGTTAASGVTVTATSAGAPVSATSNASGFYTLSLPSGANYTVTAAAAGKTYTPASTVYNNLIADKTLNFAEFNVGTNKISGTVKNGSVPVSGAKVELIVPWTDNAHGWKSVIATTDAQGNYSFANSVIDGYAIISSLKLNSWQNNEVVYLPSNLANFAVPATPTVYNFNTTATARTSSYTMNGRVLNGTNPVSGAVVSAVSGATTLTAVTDSNGAYSFANLASGADYKVTAAKTNLTFAPASAVSTTASGARTLDFAQNLASTNLISGTVKNGSVPVSGAKVELVVPWTDNTHGWKSVIATTDAQGNFSYDNSVVAGYAQVLSLKLNGWENNGTNYYPNNLVNFAMPTTPQVYNFNTQATVVTKPVVAITAPTTPTIAINLGSAINFVASVGLSAADATTISSVAFSINGQSLSATNSSGTYTATWTPVANQFSLSHTLTVTATASNGTTDTKTYNFVLNCSGANCPNTLPVVTWNSPSNTTITQPTFQVVPISVTAVDSDGSVSGVTITINGGTFNMTAGTNNTYTYNFTPAAYQDYPIVIKATDNKLGVTTLNNTIKITQVGTRFVPLPAGKIILGYAHSWENGSAPFLYFSQIVGSKFNVVDYAFVETVNRDGYTPVLTTNDTRYLTNGVFNKQLLKNDIKSLRDSGVPVIVSIGGQNGHVVLENVNQKNIFVNGLKAIIDEYQFDGVDIDFEGGSMNFSAGGLRDISYAGISAYPRLKNVVDAFKELKAHYGPGFLLTAAPETQYVQGGYSTYNDTFGSFLPIIQNLRNELDLLAVQLYNTGGENGLDGQYYGSAKRANMVTALTDMVIKGHTIGTTGMRYDGLPASKVLIALPACPSAAGSGFITPAEGINAMHYLRTGTTFSGRTYTMQPGGPYPSLRGLMTWSVNWDFSSCGNSAELSKAYAAYFAGLTAARALPEGIETKSSTVAYFKNDALAVSSETGDIAQVEVFNTIGQPLVRHRNIQNNKEVLLQDVNFSSKQLFIVVVTDKAGNKKSFKVMNFLN from the coding sequence ATGAAACATTATTACAGATTACTCTTTTTGTTACTGTTTCCCTTGCTTGCGTCGGCCCAACCAGCCCACGGTAAAAAAGTAGTAGGGTATTATGCGCAATGGGCTATTTACGCCCGGGATTTCAATGTTCCCAAGATAGACGGGAGCAAATTGACCCATTTGAATTATTCTTTTTACGGGACAACTTTTGACCCCGCCCGTCCGGAGAATACTAAATTAAAATGTTTGGATACCTATGCTGATTTTGAGCATACGGAAGGCGGAATTCCATGGGATGCCCCTGTAAAAGGGAACTTTTATGACTTGAAGAAGTTAAAAGAAAAGTATCCTCACTTGAAAATTTTAATCTCTGTTGGAGGATGGACCAAAGGTCAGGATCTTTCTCCAATTGCCGCAAGTCCTGTGGCAAGAGCTGCTCTGGCTGCAGATATGGCAAACTTCATTGTTACTTACCCGTTTATTGACGGATTCGACATCGACTGGGAATATCCTGTAAAAGGAGGAACAGACGGTACCGAAATAGTCAACGGATCTCCTGTACCTGCACAGAAACATCATCCGGATGATAATAAAAACTTAGTGTTTTTGTTAAAAGCAATGCGTCAGGCTATGCCTAATAAATTAATTACCATTGCAGCGGGAAATAACGTTAGAGATGTTAAAATTCAATACGTAGGACCTAATACCAAAGCGCAGTACGGAATGACCGATGATATTTCGACTTATTGCGATTATATTACCTATTTCGGATATGATTTTGGAGGTAACTGGTACGATAAAACCTGCTATAATGCTCCTTTGTATGCCAGTGGAAACCCAAATGATCCACTTTATGGTGCTACACAATCTGAATCATTGGATGAACTAACCAATCAGTATCTTAATGTGATCGGTTTTCCTCCTAGTAAACTAATTATGGGATTGCCATTTTATGGTAAAATATTCAAAAATGTAGCGGTTAACTCCACTAATGGATTGTTTGTGGCTGCACCAAGAAATACTTCACCGGGCTGTACGAATCCGCAACCGCCTGCAGGAACCTGGGATGGCGCCGGGGCATGTGAGCGATCCGGAAGTATCGAAATTTGTGACTTAGTGGGTAATCCGGTTACCAATCCGCATCCTTATTTGGATCCGAATACGATGATGGTGACACCAACAGCGGCTGCTGCCGGTTGGGTTAGATATTTTGACAATACCACAAAAGTTCCTTACTTATATAATAATACTACCAAGGAGTTTATCACGTATGAAGATAAACAATCAATGGATCTTAAAGTACAATACATTAAGTCCAAAAGTCTTGGAGGAGGTATGATTTGGGAAGTTTCTCAGGATACCAGAGGAAGTATTCCAAATTCGTTATTGACTCAGGTGGATACTTCATTTGGAAGCATTTTGCCAGAAACGGTTAGTATTGGAGGTTCCGTGAAAAATGGAACTACTTTGGTAACTAACGTTACTGTGGAGGTTAAAAACGCAACTAATGTAGTTTTACAAAGTGTAGTGTCTCCAACGGGTAATTTTACATTCTATAATTTACCTAAAAATCAGAATTATACGCTTACAGCAACAAAAGCTGCTTTTAATTTTACAGCAGTTAGTTTAACAAACGTTGCTGCTGATCAAACCGGAGTTGTGATCCAAGGAACACAACCTTTGTATACGGTAAGCGGAACGGTTTTAAGTAATGCCACACCAGCTGTACCAGTTTCAGGAGTTACGGTTACAGCCACTTCCGGTACAACAGTTTTAACAGCTGTTTCTAATGCAAGTGGAGTATATAGTGTTACAGGTTTAACAGCAGGACTTGACTTTACCGTTACAGCTGCCAAAACTGGTTTTCTATATGCACCTGCTTCAACACTATACACTGCAATAAACAGCAATAAAACGTTGAATTTTACACAAGGTGATGCAATTGTATACTATACCGTTAGCGGTACTATTTTAAACGGAACCACAGCGGCTTCAGGAGTTACTGTTACCGCAACTTCTGCGGGAGCGCCTGTTTCTGCAACTTCTAATGCAAGTGGTTTTTACACATTAAGTCTGCCATCTGGTGCAAATTATACAGTAACGGCTGCCGCTGCTGGAAAAACGTATACTCCGGCTTCAACAGTTTATAATAACTTAATAGCCGATAAAACTTTAAATTTTGCTGAATTTAATGTTGGAACAAATAAAATCAGCGGAACCGTTAAAAATGGTTCAGTTCCGGTTTCAGGAGCGAAAGTTGAATTAATTGTACCGTGGACGGATAACGCACATGGATGGAAAAGTGTTATCGCGACAACTGATGCTCAGGGAAATTACAGCTTTGCTAATTCAGTGATAGACGGTTATGCCATCATATCAAGTTTGAAATTGAATAGCTGGCAGAATAACGAGGTGGTTTATTTACCATCCAATCTGGCCAACTTTGCAGTTCCTGCAACACCTACAGTTTATAACTTCAATACAACTGCTACTGCAAGAACGTCGTCTTATACGATGAACGGCAGAGTTTTAAACGGAACCAATCCAGTATCGGGTGCTGTAGTTTCGGCAGTTTCGGGAGCAACAACTTTAACTGCTGTGACCGATTCAAATGGAGCTTATTCTTTTGCAAACCTGGCTTCAGGAGCAGATTATAAAGTAACAGCTGCCAAAACAAATCTAACGTTTGCTCCGGCATCAGCAGTTTCAACAACGGCTTCCGGTGCCAGAACACTTGATTTCGCACAAAATTTGGCCAGTACAAATCTAATTAGCGGAACCGTTAAAAATGGTTCAGTTCCGGTTTCAGGAGCGAAAGTAGAATTAGTTGTGCCTTGGACCGATAATACACACGGATGGAAAAGTGTTATCGCAACAACAGATGCTCAGGGGAACTTTTCTTATGACAATTCAGTTGTAGCAGGTTATGCACAAGTTTTAAGTTTAAAATTGAATGGATGGGAGAATAACGGAACAAATTATTACCCAAACAATCTGGTAAATTTTGCGATGCCAACGACACCACAGGTTTATAACTTTAATACTCAGGCGACAGTTGTAACTAAACCAGTAGTTGCCATTACAGCGCCAACAACTCCGACGATTGCTATAAATTTAGGATCCGCAATTAATTTTGTGGCTAGTGTTGGATTAAGTGCTGCAGATGCTACTACAATCTCATCAGTTGCCTTTAGTATAAATGGACAAAGCCTGAGTGCTACCAATTCTTCTGGAACTTATACTGCGACTTGGACACCAGTAGCCAATCAGTTTTCGCTTAGTCATACCTTAACGGTTACGGCTACTGCGTCAAACGGTACAACAGATACAAAAACATATAATTTTGTATTAAACTGTTCAGGTGCCAACTGCCCGAATACATTGCCTGTAGTGACCTGGAATTCACCATCTAATACTACTATAACTCAGCCTACTTTCCAGGTTGTTCCAATTTCGGTTACAGCTGTTGATAGTGACGGATCGGTTTCAGGTGTAACGATTACAATAAATGGAGGTACATTCAACATGACAGCAGGTACAAATAATACCTATACGTATAATTTTACACCAGCTGCTTATCAGGATTATCCGATTGTAATCAAAGCGACCGATAATAAATTAGGGGTAACTACATTAAACAATACCATTAAAATTACTCAGGTAGGAACTAGATTCGTTCCGCTTCCAGCAGGGAAAATTATTTTAGGATATGCACATTCCTGGGAAAATGGTTCTGCTCCATTTTTATATTTTTCTCAAATAGTGGGAAGTAAATTTAACGTAGTGGATTATGCTTTCGTAGAAACCGTTAATCGTGATGGTTATACGCCAGTATTAACTACAAATGATACCAGATATTTGACCAATGGAGTTTTCAATAAACAATTATTGAAAAATGATATAAAATCCTTAAGAGATAGCGGCGTTCCTGTTATTGTTTCTATTGGAGGTCAAAATGGTCATGTTGTTTTGGAGAATGTAAATCAAAAAAACATTTTTGTTAATGGTCTGAAAGCAATCATTGATGAGTATCAATTTGATGGAGTTGATATTGATTTTGAAGGCGGATCGATGAATTTTAGTGCAGGAGGTTTAAGAGATATTTCGTATGCGGGTATTTCTGCTTATCCAAGATTGAAAAACGTAGTAGATGCTTTCAAAGAATTAAAAGCGCACTATGGTCCTGGATTTTTATTAACTGCAGCTCCTGAAACACAATACGTACAAGGAGGATATTCTACCTATAATGACACTTTTGGTTCGTTCCTGCCAATCATTCAAAACTTACGTAATGAATTGGATTTGTTAGCCGTACAATTGTATAACACAGGAGGAGAAAACGGATTAGATGGTCAGTACTATGGTTCAGCTAAGAGAGCAAACATGGTAACAGCTCTAACGGATATGGTAATAAAAGGACACACCATTGGTACTACAGGAATGCGTTATGACGGTTTACCAGCCTCAAAAGTTCTTATCGCATTACCAGCTTGTCCAAGTGCAGCAGGTAGCGGTTTTATAACGCCGGCTGAAGGAATTAATGCGATGCATTATCTAAGAACAGGAACTACTTTTTCAGGAAGAACCTACACCATGCAGCCAGGCGGACCATATCCTTCTTTAAGAGGTTTAATGACTTGGTCTGTAAACTGGGATTTCTCTTCTTGTGGTAATTCAGCTGAATTGTCTAAAGCGTATGCAGCTTATTTTGCAGGACTGACCGCAGCAAGAGCATTGCCTGAAGGAATCGAAACGAAAAGCAGTACAGTAGCTTATTTTAAAAACGATGCATTAGCCGTTTCCAGTGAAACTGGAGATATCGCTCAGGTAGAGGTTTTCAATACTATTGGACAGCCATTAGTGCGTCATAGAAACATTCAGAATAATAAAGAAGTACTGCTTCAGGATGTAAACTTTTCGAGCAAACAATTGTTTATCGTTGTAGTAACAGACAAAGCAGGAAATAAAAAATCATTCAAAGTAATGAACTTTTTGAACTAA
- a CDS encoding beta-N-acetylhexosaminidase has protein sequence MKYLLVLLLAGVTASAQVQKEQLNLMPWPQSVVLNDGNFTLTKNFKVNITGNPNARIFGGVTRFLRRLDGRTGIFFEQGFITKLNEVPTAELQINCSKSGKIGLYEDESYHLEIKQNKITINATSDLGALHGLETLLQIMQNNNNSFYFPVSKVSDFPRFTWRGLMVDAARHFQPVDVIKRNIDALAAMKMNVLHWHLVDDQGWRIEMKKHPKLIEKASDGMYYTQEEIKNIVKYADERGILIVPEIDVPGHASAILTAYPEIGSKVITLTGGTSEKNIQGTAIATYGIERNAGIFSPTLDPSNPKTYQLLSELFDEVCPLFPGAYFHIGGDENEGKDWDSNPKIQEFKKKNNLTTNHELQTYFTMKLIPMLKKHGKQLMGWEEILTKNMSKDAIIHAWRGPNEGVVAGQSLIESVKKGYKTVMSNGYYVDLLYPVASHYLNDPMPKGANLTAEEKARVLGGEATMWSELVSPATIDSRLWPRTAAIAERLWSAEDITDLASMRKRLDVVSFRLEELGITHLRNKDVILRNISNNQKIDFVEEFTNVCEPLKGYKRNKGGTEYQMYSPLTLFADACTPDAKDSLAFDAAVAEYLASKTPENKAKVAAFFNKWIAVNKGLVELSANAPLIQHILPLSKKLNDASQELLLVLDNKSTLKGEDLKNLIEQINSKDHADVELSVYESFKKLI, from the coding sequence ATGAAATATTTATTAGTCCTACTATTAGCGGGTGTGACAGCTAGTGCTCAGGTTCAAAAAGAGCAGCTAAACCTTATGCCTTGGCCTCAAAGTGTTGTTTTAAACGATGGTAACTTTACTTTAACTAAAAATTTTAAAGTAAACATTACCGGAAATCCTAATGCCCGAATTTTTGGAGGAGTAACACGCTTTTTGCGTCGATTGGATGGTAGAACAGGTATTTTTTTCGAACAGGGATTTATTACCAAATTGAATGAAGTTCCCACAGCCGAGCTTCAAATCAATTGTTCCAAGAGCGGAAAAATTGGTTTGTATGAAGACGAAAGCTATCATTTGGAGATCAAACAAAACAAAATTACAATAAATGCAACAAGTGATTTAGGAGCGTTACACGGTCTGGAAACCTTATTGCAAATTATGCAGAATAACAACAACTCTTTTTACTTTCCGGTATCAAAAGTTTCCGATTTTCCGAGATTTACCTGGAGAGGTTTGATGGTCGATGCTGCCAGACATTTTCAGCCGGTAGACGTGATCAAAAGAAATATTGATGCTTTGGCGGCTATGAAAATGAATGTCCTTCACTGGCATTTAGTAGACGATCAGGGGTGGAGAATTGAAATGAAAAAACATCCAAAACTAATTGAAAAAGCTTCGGATGGAATGTATTACACACAAGAGGAAATTAAAAATATCGTAAAATATGCTGATGAGCGCGGTATTTTGATCGTTCCGGAAATAGATGTTCCTGGTCATGCATCTGCAATACTTACGGCTTATCCGGAAATCGGAAGCAAAGTGATTACACTGACAGGAGGAACTTCTGAAAAAAATATTCAGGGAACCGCAATTGCGACCTATGGAATTGAAAGAAATGCGGGTATTTTTTCGCCAACATTAGATCCTTCAAATCCTAAAACCTATCAACTATTAAGTGAACTTTTTGATGAGGTGTGCCCTTTATTTCCGGGAGCTTATTTTCATATCGGAGGAGATGAGAATGAAGGGAAAGACTGGGATTCAAATCCAAAAATTCAGGAATTCAAGAAGAAAAATAATCTGACTACGAATCATGAATTACAGACCTATTTTACCATGAAATTAATTCCGATGCTTAAAAAACATGGGAAACAGTTAATGGGCTGGGAAGAAATTCTGACCAAGAACATGTCAAAAGATGCCATTATTCATGCGTGGAGAGGCCCTAATGAAGGAGTAGTAGCAGGTCAGTCCTTAATTGAATCAGTAAAAAAAGGCTATAAAACAGTGATGTCCAATGGCTATTATGTCGATTTGTTGTATCCGGTGGCAAGTCATTATTTAAATGATCCAATGCCAAAAGGAGCCAACTTAACCGCCGAAGAAAAAGCGAGAGTATTAGGTGGTGAAGCAACAATGTGGAGCGAACTTGTATCGCCAGCAACAATCGATTCAAGACTTTGGCCAAGAACAGCTGCAATTGCTGAAAGACTTTGGTCGGCTGAAGACATTACAGATTTGGCCAGCATGCGCAAACGTCTTGATGTCGTTTCGTTCAGACTGGAAGAACTAGGAATAACACACCTTCGCAATAAGGATGTTATTTTAAGAAACATTTCGAACAATCAGAAGATTGATTTTGTAGAAGAATTTACAAACGTTTGCGAGCCCTTAAAAGGTTATAAAAGAAACAAAGGAGGGACGGAATATCAAATGTATTCTCCGCTTACCCTTTTTGCAGATGCCTGTACACCGGATGCCAAAGACTCTTTAGCTTTTGATGCTGCTGTAGCAGAATATTTAGCGAGTAAAACTCCGGAGAATAAAGCAAAGGTAGCAGCATTTTTTAACAAATGGATCGCTGTAAACAAAGGGTTGGTTGAATTGAGTGCCAATGCGCCACTGATACAGCATATACTACCGTTGTCTAAAAAATTGAATGATGCATCGCAGGAATTATTACTTGTTTTAGACAATAAATCAACTTTAAAAGGAGAGGATCTGAAAAATTTAATCGAGCAGATTAACAGTAAAGATCACGCCGATGTTGAATTATCAGTGTATGAAAGTTTTAAAAAATTAATTTAA
- the nagB gene encoding glucosamine-6-phosphate deaminase, whose product MKSALEIKPDISYKSAGKFEETRFEKIHNEIFRNSAEASVIVAQEIAQLIRSKQEKNKSCVLGLATGSSPIKVYEELVRMHREEGLSFSNVITFNLDEYYPMSKENNQSYHYFMHQHLFNHIDIRPENVNIPDGTVAIEELNQYCIDYEMNIKNAGGLDFQLLGIGRTGHVGFNEPGSHINSGTRIITLDHITRVDASSDFNGIDNVPKRAITMGVSTIMRSKRIVLMAWGQNKADIIKRTIQGDISSEVPATFLQNHANATFVLDQSAASELTRFKTPWLVGECIWTQELKSKAIVWLCQKTKQSILKLTDRDYNNNGMSDLLAQEGSAYDLNINMFNVLQHTITGWPGGKPNTDDSHRPERANPAKKRVILFSPHPDDDVISMGGTFSKLIKQGHDVHVVYQTSGNIAVTDDEALKFAEVAKDFLGDAASGINFKAVIEFLNNKSENQIDSLEVRKLKGLIRRRESYAATRYIGLKDENTHFLDLPFYETGQVKKNPLGAEDIAIVKDIIAQIQPHQVFAAGDLADPHGTHEVCLNAIFAAMKELKPQKYMDDCWLWLYRGAWHEWDIHEIDMAVPLSPSEVLLKRHAILYHQSQKDRVMFQGNDSREFWVRAEDRNKNTAVLYDELGLAEYEAIEAFKRFDY is encoded by the coding sequence ATGAAAAGTGCTTTAGAAATAAAACCTGATATCAGCTATAAAAGCGCGGGGAAGTTTGAAGAGACACGATTTGAAAAAATCCACAATGAAATCTTCAGGAATTCTGCAGAAGCTTCGGTAATTGTAGCACAGGAAATCGCGCAATTGATCCGATCGAAACAAGAAAAGAATAAATCTTGCGTATTAGGTTTGGCTACTGGTTCTTCTCCTATAAAAGTTTATGAAGAATTGGTGAGAATGCACAGAGAAGAAGGCTTAAGTTTTAGCAATGTGATCACTTTTAATCTGGATGAATACTATCCGATGAGCAAAGAGAACAATCAGAGCTATCATTATTTCATGCACCAGCATCTTTTTAATCATATTGATATCAGACCTGAGAATGTAAATATTCCTGACGGAACCGTTGCTATTGAAGAACTCAATCAGTATTGCATCGACTACGAAATGAATATTAAAAATGCCGGAGGTCTTGATTTTCAATTATTAGGAATTGGTCGTACAGGTCACGTAGGTTTCAACGAACCGGGATCCCATATCAACTCCGGAACCAGAATCATTACACTTGATCACATTACAAGAGTCGACGCTTCTTCTGATTTTAATGGTATCGACAACGTTCCTAAAAGAGCGATTACGATGGGAGTTTCGACCATCATGAGATCAAAGCGAATTGTATTGATGGCCTGGGGACAAAACAAAGCCGATATTATCAAGAGAACTATTCAGGGCGATATCAGTTCAGAAGTTCCGGCTACTTTTTTACAGAATCATGCCAATGCTACATTTGTATTAGACCAGTCAGCAGCTTCAGAATTAACGCGTTTCAAAACGCCATGGTTAGTGGGTGAATGCATCTGGACACAGGAATTAAAAAGCAAAGCGATTGTTTGGTTGTGCCAAAAAACAAAACAGTCTATTTTAAAATTAACAGACAGAGATTACAACAACAACGGAATGTCTGATCTTTTGGCGCAGGAAGGTTCTGCTTACGATTTGAACATCAATATGTTCAACGTTTTGCAGCATACCATCACAGGATGGCCGGGTGGAAAACCCAATACCGACGATTCGCATCGTCCGGAAAGAGCCAATCCGGCAAAAAAACGAGTGATTCTTTTTAGTCCGCATCCCGATGATGATGTGATTTCTATGGGAGGAACTTTTTCAAAATTGATAAAACAAGGTCACGATGTACATGTAGTATATCAAACCTCCGGAAATATAGCGGTTACAGACGATGAGGCATTAAAATTTGCCGAAGTGGCTAAAGATTTTCTTGGCGATGCTGCCTCGGGAATTAACTTTAAAGCTGTAATTGAATTTTTGAATAACAAATCTGAAAATCAAATTGATTCTTTGGAAGTTCGCAAATTAAAAGGACTTATCCGAAGAAGAGAATCGTACGCGGCAACCAGATACATTGGTTTAAAAGATGAGAACACCCACTTTTTAGATCTGCCGTTTTATGAAACCGGACAGGTGAAGAAAAATCCATTGGGAGCTGAAGACATAGCGATTGTAAAAGATATCATTGCACAAATACAACCCCATCAGGTATTTGCGGCAGGAGATCTGGCCGATCCGCATGGTACACATGAAGTTTGTCTGAATGCCATCTTTGCAGCGATGAAGGAATTAAAACCACAAAAGTACATGGACGACTGCTGGTTGTGGCTTTACCGAGGTGCATGGCACGAATGGGACATTCACGAAATTGACATGGCCGTTCCGCTTTCTCCTTCAGAAGTATTATTAAAACGTCACGCCATTTTGTACCATCAGTCTCAAAAAGACAGGGTAATGTTCCAGGGTAATGACTCCAGAGAATTCTGGGTAAGAGCCGAAGACCGTAACAAAAATACAGCCGTTTTATACGATGAATTAGGATTGGCAGAATATGAAGCTATTGAAGCTTTTAAACGTTTTGATTATTAA
- a CDS encoding RagB/SusD family nutrient uptake outer membrane protein → MKLNRIIKATTICASLLTVVACTDNFEDINTNPNGITPELFEQDFNHIKGGFSPMFNNIQVLTPPDIYQLQQGLNSDVWSGYMATPHPFGNLNNTTYYLLDNWNGTCWETAYKNIMYNANDIANKAKGKYDQFYALSLILKVEGMHRLTDTYGPIIYSKFGTLETTIPYDSQEEVYTQMFSELDFAVAELTKRVDAGEVSVFTGTDISDYKGDYKAWVKFANTLRLRLAMRVVKVKPDLAKTQAEKAVAHKFGVFTTNADLFKIVSPVYTNPIQTISNGWGDIAMSADMESILKGYNDPRLPVYFETSTEFPGQYKGIRTGIAMASKSDHENFSRVGSVIKTKEITLMTTAEAYFLRAEGALRGWNMAGDAKSLYEAGIQASFDQRGVSGAAAYTANNIGTAVAYVDPKFPENNAAPLNNVTVAWDAAATNEVKLQKIVTQKWIAGFPEGQEAWSDYRRTGYPKLFKVLKNYSGGTISTDLGVRRINFVVAEKAGNKGGYETGLAKLGGPDNGGTRLWWDVNAPNF, encoded by the coding sequence ATGAAACTAAATAGAATAATAAAAGCAACAACAATCTGTGCTTCGTTACTTACGGTGGTTGCGTGTACAGATAATTTTGAGGACATAAATACGAATCCAAATGGTATCACACCAGAGCTTTTTGAGCAGGATTTTAATCATATTAAAGGTGGATTTTCTCCGATGTTTAATAACATCCAGGTTTTAACTCCGCCAGATATTTATCAATTGCAACAAGGATTAAATAGCGATGTTTGGTCCGGTTATATGGCAACTCCTCATCCTTTTGGGAATTTAAATAATACGACTTACTATCTTCTTGATAACTGGAATGGTACTTGTTGGGAGACTGCTTATAAGAATATAATGTATAATGCCAATGATATTGCCAACAAAGCAAAAGGAAAATACGATCAGTTTTACGCCTTGTCTTTGATTTTAAAAGTAGAAGGAATGCATAGGCTTACAGATACTTATGGGCCTATTATTTACTCTAAGTTTGGTACTCTGGAGACTACTATTCCATATGACTCACAAGAAGAAGTGTATACTCAAATGTTTAGTGAACTGGATTTTGCAGTGGCAGAATTAACTAAAAGAGTGGATGCTGGTGAGGTTAGTGTTTTTACAGGAACTGATATATCTGACTATAAAGGTGACTATAAAGCTTGGGTAAAATTTGCTAATACGTTGCGTTTGAGATTAGCTATGCGTGTTGTAAAAGTTAAACCAGATTTGGCTAAGACTCAGGCTGAAAAAGCTGTGGCACACAAATTTGGGGTTTTCACTACAAATGCAGATTTGTTCAAAATTGTATCTCCTGTTTATACTAATCCAATTCAAACTATAAGCAATGGATGGGGAGATATTGCGATGTCTGCTGATATGGAATCTATTTTAAAAGGATACAATGATCCAAGATTACCGGTTTATTTTGAGACTTCAACGGAATTTCCAGGTCAGTATAAAGGTATACGTACAGGTATAGCTATGGCTTCAAAAAGTGATCACGAGAATTTTTCGCGAGTTGGATCAGTGATTAAAACGAAAGAAATAACACTAATGACTACAGCGGAGGCTTATTTTTTAAGAGCTGAAGGAGCTTTGAGAGGTTGGAATATGGCTGGAGATGCTAAATCATTATATGAAGCAGGTATTCAGGCGTCATTTGATCAAAGAGGAGTTTCTGGTGCGGCGGCTTATACAGCAAACAATATTGGTACTGCTGTAGCTTATGTCGATCCTAAGTTCCCGGAAAACAATGCAGCACCATTAAACAATGTGACTGTTGCCTGGGATGCGGCAGCAACTAATGAGGTAAAACTACAAAAAATTGTTACTCAAAAATGGATTGCCGGTTTCCCGGAAGGACAAGAAGCTTGGTCTGATTACAGAAGAACAGGATATCCTAAACTTTTTAAAGTACTTAAAAATTATAGTGGAGGTACAATTTCTACAGATCTTGGTGTGAGAAGAATCAATTTTGTTGTTGCTGAGAAAGCAGGTAACAAAGGTGGTTACGAGACAGGACTTGCCAAATTAGGAGGACCAGACAATGGTGGAACCAGACTTTGGTGGGATGTTAATGCTCCAAATTTCTAA